The following coding sequences are from one Acidimicrobiia bacterium window:
- a CDS encoding isoleucine--tRNA ligase, with amino-acid sequence MSNQPTSDQPYPTAGKADFPALETRILARWAEDNIFETSVEQRPDENEYTFNDGPPFANGLPHHGHLLTGYVKDVVPRYQTMRGHKVTRRFGWDCHGLPAEMEAEKGLPVSGRASIIDYGIEAFNDHCRTSVLRYTNEWEKTVTRQARWVDFDHDYKTMDRDYMESVMWAFKELWDKGLIYEAFRVMPYSWGAETPLSNFEIRLDDATRPRQDPAVTVSFDLAAQEGDLGPMRILAWTTTPWTLPSNLALAVGPEVTYALRRHQDGTIIVLGDEATERYTEQLENTEPAGTLKGTELVGRTYTPLFDFFADRTDAFRVLAADFVDASDGTGVVHMAPGFGEDDQTVCEANGIQIGQVVPVDDQGCFTEDVSDWAGLNVFEANPEIIRRLKEDGRLVRHDTYEHNYPHCWRTDTPIIYKAISSWYVKVTDIRDRMIELNQDINWIPDHVQDGRFGMWLEGARDWSISRNRFWGSPIPVWRSDNPDFPRLDVYGSVDEIEADFGVRPDDLHRPFIDELTRPNPDDPSGKSTMRRVPEVLDCWFESGSMPFAQFHYPFENEAWFEDHFPADFIVEYINQTRGWFYTMHVLATALFDRPAFSNVICHGILLAEDGTKLSKKLRNYTEPSEIFDRQGADALRWYLMSSAIVRGGDLRISDTGIDDVVRQVMLPIWNAYSFFTLYANVDGHRAEFRTDATHLLDRYLLAKTRRLVEAVTEHMEAYDLSGATTEIQGFIDALNNWYIRRSRNRFWAKTSGDNEADKRDAHDTLYTVLVTFSQVAAPFLPMVMEEIHTGLTGQPSVHLTDWPNPSDLPADPDLVEQMDRLRDVASTALRLREDNGLRVRLPLPTLTVAGPNAEALSDLTHLLTDEVNVKKVVLTEDLTQHASFVLQPNGQILGPRLGRGVQTVFGAARSGDFVLQDDGTVVVAGETLQANEFTLALESPEGVTAGALASGDAVVVLDTAVTPALEAEGLARDVVRQVQQARRQADLVVTDRIALWLQGDPTLLAAVHAHQDHVASQVLATEIHEGSGGQHITEMVIEGHALTLGLQVVSDH; translated from the coding sequence ATGAGTAATCAACCCACTTCCGACCAGCCCTACCCAACGGCAGGAAAAGCCGACTTTCCGGCATTAGAAACACGCATCCTGGCTCGCTGGGCCGAAGACAATATTTTTGAAACGTCGGTTGAGCAACGCCCCGACGAAAACGAATACACCTTTAACGATGGGCCACCCTTTGCTAACGGGCTCCCCCACCACGGACACCTGTTAACTGGTTACGTCAAAGACGTGGTTCCCCGCTACCAAACCATGCGCGGCCACAAAGTTACCCGCCGCTTTGGTTGGGATTGCCATGGCCTCCCGGCCGAAATGGAAGCCGAAAAGGGCCTTCCGGTTTCTGGTCGAGCCAGCATCATTGACTACGGCATTGAAGCATTCAACGATCACTGCCGCACCTCGGTATTGCGCTACACCAACGAATGGGAAAAAACCGTTACCCGCCAAGCTCGCTGGGTGGACTTCGACCACGACTACAAAACCATGGACCGCGACTACATGGAGTCGGTTATGTGGGCCTTTAAAGAACTCTGGGACAAGGGTCTAATTTACGAAGCGTTTCGGGTCATGCCCTACTCTTGGGGGGCCGAAACTCCGCTCTCTAACTTTGAGATTCGTCTTGATGACGCCACCCGTCCTCGCCAAGACCCTGCGGTAACCGTTTCTTTTGACCTCGCTGCGCAAGAAGGCGATCTTGGGCCCATGCGTATTTTGGCTTGGACCACCACCCCGTGGACTCTGCCTTCCAACTTGGCGCTGGCCGTGGGCCCTGAAGTGACTTACGCCTTGCGCCGCCATCAAGACGGCACCATTATTGTCCTCGGCGACGAAGCCACCGAGCGTTATACCGAACAACTTGAAAACACCGAACCGGCAGGCACGCTAAAAGGAACCGAACTGGTCGGGCGCACCTACACCCCGCTTTTTGATTTTTTCGCTGATCGGACCGATGCCTTTCGTGTGCTGGCGGCAGATTTTGTAGACGCCAGCGACGGAACCGGTGTGGTGCATATGGCTCCAGGTTTCGGCGAAGACGATCAAACGGTTTGTGAAGCCAACGGGATACAAATCGGCCAAGTGGTACCGGTAGACGACCAAGGGTGTTTCACCGAGGACGTATCTGACTGGGCCGGGCTCAATGTTTTTGAGGCCAACCCAGAAATCATCCGCCGGCTTAAAGAAGACGGCCGCTTGGTGCGTCACGACACTTACGAGCACAACTACCCCCACTGCTGGCGCACCGACACGCCAATCATTTACAAAGCCATTTCTTCTTGGTACGTCAAGGTCACAGATATTCGCGACCGCATGATTGAACTCAACCAAGACATCAACTGGATTCCCGACCATGTACAAGACGGTCGTTTCGGCATGTGGCTAGAGGGGGCCCGCGACTGGTCAATTAGCCGCAACCGTTTTTGGGGTTCCCCGATTCCGGTGTGGCGGAGCGATAACCCCGACTTTCCTCGCCTTGATGTTTACGGCAGCGTAGACGAGATCGAAGCCGACTTTGGGGTGCGTCCCGATGATTTGCATCGACCATTCATTGACGAACTAACCCGCCCCAACCCTGATGACCCCAGCGGTAAATCAACCATGCGTCGCGTGCCCGAGGTGCTGGACTGTTGGTTCGAATCGGGCTCTATGCCTTTCGCCCAATTTCATTACCCGTTCGAAAACGAAGCCTGGTTTGAGGATCATTTTCCTGCTGATTTCATCGTGGAATACATCAACCAAACCCGAGGCTGGTTTTACACCATGCACGTGTTGGCCACCGCTTTGTTTGACCGTCCGGCTTTTTCTAACGTAATTTGTCACGGTATTTTGTTGGCCGAAGATGGCACCAAGTTGTCTAAAAAGCTCCGCAACTACACCGAGCCTTCAGAAATCTTTGACCGCCAAGGTGCCGATGCTTTGCGTTGGTACCTCATGTCATCGGCCATTGTACGCGGCGGCGATTTACGCATTAGCGACACCGGCATTGACGATGTAGTGCGTCAGGTGATGCTGCCCATTTGGAACGCTTATTCTTTTTTCACTCTTTACGCCAACGTTGATGGTCACCGGGCCGAGTTTCGCACCGACGCCACCCACCTTCTGGACCGCTACCTCTTGGCCAAAACTCGCCGCCTAGTAGAGGCCGTCACCGAGCACATGGAGGCCTACGACCTCTCCGGCGCTACCACCGAAATTCAAGGGTTTATTGACGCTTTAAACAACTGGTACATTCGCCGCAGCCGTAACCGTTTTTGGGCGAAAACATCCGGCGACAACGAAGCCGACAAGCGTGACGCTCACGACACGCTGTACACAGTTTTGGTTACCTTTTCTCAGGTGGCTGCTCCTTTCTTGCCCATGGTTATGGAAGAAATCCATACCGGTTTAACCGGCCAGCCCAGCGTACATTTGACCGACTGGCCCAACCCCTCAGATCTGCCCGCCGACCCAGATCTCGTAGAACAAATGGATCGCCTTCGTGACGTCGCTTCTACTGCCTTGCGGCTACGAGAAGACAACGGTTTGCGCGTGCGTCTGCCGTTACCTACCTTGACGGTGGCCGGCCCTAACGCAGAAGCCCTAAGCGACCTCACCCACTTGTTGACCGATGAGGTGAACGTCAAAAAAGTAGTGCTCACCGAAGATCTCACTCAGCACGCTTCCTTTGTTTTGCAACCCAACGGGCAAATCTTGGGCCCCCGTTTGGGCCGTGGAGTGCAAACGGTTTTCGGGGCCGCCCGCTCAGGAGACTTTGTGTTACAAGACGACGGCACAGTGGTGGTGGCCGGTGAAACTCTTCAAGCAAACGAGTTCACTTTGGCTTTGGAGTCCCCCGAAGGAGTAACGGCCGGAGCGCTAGCCAGCGGCGACGCCGTGGTAGTGCTCGACACTGCAGTTACCCCCGCGTTAGAAGCCGAAGGTTTAGCTCGAGATGTCGTGCGCCAAGTGCAACAAGCGCGCCGCCAAGCCGACCTGGTGGTTACCGATCGCATTGCCCTATGGCTTCAAGGCGATCCGACATTGCTGGCAGCGGTGCATGCTCATCAAGACCATGTGGCCAGCCAAGTTTTAGCGACCGAAATTCATGAAGGTTCGGGCGGGCAGCACATCACCGAGATGGTTATCGAAGGGCACGCCCTCACGCTCGGTTTGCAAGTCGTTTCTGATCACTAA
- a CDS encoding ribonucleoside-diphosphate reductase subunit alpha codes for MMVRKRNGDLEPVDLNKIVRAVERSAEGLSGVDPLRIATRTISGLCDGATTEELDELSIRTASAFIGEEPNYSRLAARLLATVIDKEVRNQDIHSFSQSVQAGLEQGIIGADVAEFVSVNARKLNDTIDHEQDHLFEFFGLRTVYDRYLLRHPETREVTETPQYFFLRVACGLATCPDDVITFYRLISSLRYLPSSPTLFNSGTAHPQMSSCYLLDSPEDSLEGIYKRYTDIAKLSKFAGGIGVAWHRVRAKGSLIKGTNGLSNGIVPWLKTLDASVAAVNQGGRRKGAACVYLESWHADIEDFLDLKENTGDHQRRTHNLNIANWVPDLFMERVEKDWVWSLFDPKQVPHLTDLYGKEFETAYLKAEETGLYERQIPARDLYSRMMRSLAQTGNGWMTFKDPSNERCNQTGEPGRVVHLSNLCTEILEVTDQDETAVCNLGSVNLGSLVVDGAFDFEQLADVVRTAVPFLDRVVDINFYPTEESSFSNSAWRPVGMGLMGLQDVFFKLGLAFDSPEARSLSTRISEEIYFNALWASTELAEASGPHDNYSITRAAKGDLQFDLWGVEPTDSARWQTLRDRITAHGLRNSLMIAIAPTATIATISGCYECIEPQVSNMFKRETLSGEFLQINRYLVRDLQARGLWTEEISAAIKAAEGSIQNVDAIPDELKEIYRTAWEIPMRSLIDMAAERGAFIDQSQSLNLFMESPTIGKLSSMYLHAWKAGLKTTYYLRSRPATRINKTTSGGDSATKAATQSKAFTDAEAVACSLENPETCEACD; via the coding sequence ATGATGGTGCGCAAACGTAATGGCGATCTTGAACCTGTTGATCTCAACAAAATTGTGCGCGCCGTAGAACGCTCTGCCGAAGGACTCTCTGGCGTTGACCCCCTGCGCATCGCCACCCGCACTATTTCTGGTCTTTGCGATGGCGCTACCACCGAAGAACTCGACGAACTCTCCATCCGCACCGCTTCTGCTTTCATCGGCGAAGAACCCAACTACTCTCGCTTAGCTGCTCGATTGCTGGCCACAGTGATTGATAAAGAAGTGCGAAACCAAGACATTCACTCCTTCTCCCAGTCAGTTCAGGCAGGCCTTGAGCAAGGAATCATCGGCGCCGACGTCGCCGAATTCGTGTCCGTTAATGCCCGGAAGCTCAACGACACCATCGACCATGAACAAGATCACCTGTTTGAGTTTTTTGGCCTGCGCACCGTATACGACCGCTACTTGCTGCGTCACCCAGAAACTCGCGAGGTCACCGAAACCCCGCAATACTTCTTTCTCCGGGTGGCTTGCGGCCTCGCCACCTGCCCCGATGATGTCATCACCTTCTACCGTTTAATTTCTTCGCTGCGGTACTTGCCCTCTAGCCCTACCCTCTTCAACTCAGGGACCGCTCACCCCCAAATGTCTTCCTGCTACCTTTTGGACTCTCCTGAAGACAGCCTCGAAGGCATCTACAAGCGCTACACCGATATCGCCAAACTCTCCAAATTTGCGGGAGGCATCGGGGTGGCTTGGCACCGAGTACGGGCCAAGGGTTCGCTCATCAAAGGCACCAACGGCTTGTCTAACGGCATCGTGCCTTGGCTAAAGACGCTCGATGCTTCCGTAGCAGCCGTGAACCAGGGTGGACGCCGCAAGGGCGCCGCCTGCGTTTACTTGGAGTCTTGGCACGCAGACATCGAAGACTTCCTTGATCTGAAAGAAAACACCGGCGACCACCAGCGGCGTACCCACAACTTGAATATCGCTAACTGGGTACCTGATCTCTTCATGGAACGGGTTGAAAAAGATTGGGTTTGGTCGCTCTTTGACCCCAAGCAAGTACCCCACCTCACCGACCTTTACGGCAAAGAGTTCGAAACGGCCTACCTCAAAGCCGAAGAAACCGGCCTCTACGAACGGCAAATTCCCGCTCGGGATTTGTACAGCCGCATGATGCGCTCTTTGGCGCAAACCGGCAACGGTTGGATGACCTTCAAAGACCCCTCCAACGAACGCTGCAACCAAACAGGCGAACCGGGGCGGGTCGTGCATCTCTCTAACCTGTGCACCGAAATTCTTGAAGTCACCGACCAAGACGAAACTGCGGTCTGCAACCTCGGTTCGGTCAACTTAGGTTCGTTGGTCGTTGATGGCGCCTTCGACTTTGAACAACTAGCCGATGTGGTGCGTACCGCTGTGCCTTTCTTAGACCGAGTGGTAGATATCAACTTCTACCCCACCGAAGAGTCCTCTTTTTCGAACTCGGCCTGGCGACCGGTAGGCATGGGTTTGATGGGTCTTCAAGATGTGTTCTTCAAACTGGGTTTAGCTTTTGACTCCCCAGAAGCCCGCTCGTTATCAACCCGCATTTCTGAAGAGATCTACTTCAACGCTTTGTGGGCTTCTACCGAACTCGCCGAAGCCTCTGGCCCCCACGACAATTACAGCATTACTCGAGCGGCCAAGGGCGACCTTCAGTTTGACTTGTGGGGCGTAGAACCCACTGACTCTGCACGTTGGCAAACCCTACGGGACCGCATCACTGCTCACGGGTTGCGCAACTCGTTGATGATCGCCATTGCCCCTACCGCAACCATTGCCACTATCTCTGGCTGCTACGAATGCATTGAGCCACAGGTTTCCAACATGTTCAAACGCGAAACACTGTCCGGTGAATTCCTGCAGATCAACCGCTACTTGGTTCGTGACCTGCAAGCTCGTGGCCTTTGGACCGAAGAAATCTCGGCCGCCATTAAGGCCGCCGAAGGCTCCATCCAAAATGTGGACGCTATTCCTGACGAACTTAAAGAGATCTATCGCACCGCTTGGGAGATCCCTATGCGGTCGCTTATTGACATGGCAGCGGAACGTGGGGCCTTCATTGACCAAAGTCAGTCGCTGAACTTGTTCATGGAGTCTCCCACTATCGGCAAACTCAGTTCTATGTACTTGCATGCTTGGAAAGCCGGCCTAAAAACCACTTACTATTTGCGGTCTCGCCCGGCTACTCGCATTAACAAAACAACTTCCGGTGGTGACAGCGCAACAAAAGCTGCGACGCAATCCAAAGCATTTACCGATGCCGAAGCAGTGGCCTGTTCACTAGAAAATCCTGAAACTTGCGAAGCGTGTGACTGA
- a CDS encoding ribonucleoside-diphosphate reductase, translating into MALTEQSFEEFDETPTAEPSAHRGNILDPGFDLTLRPMRYPAFYEMYRDAIKNTWTVEEIDFSDDIPDLDHKLDPAEKHLVSRLVAFFATGDSIVSNNLVLNLYKHINAPEARMYLSRQLYEEALHVQFYLTLLDNYIPDHAEREEAFAAIETIPSIARKGEFCFKWIGAINELGELHTEEDRKKFLLNLICFAACIEGLFFFAAFAYVYFLRSKGLLNGLAAGTNWVFRDESCHMNFAFAVVETVRAEQPELFDDDLAERIVEMMEEAVEIEYEFAEDLLGQGISGLSTTDTREYLQFVADQRLMQLGMPKRYGSKNPFGFMELQDVQELTNFFERTVSAYQTGVEGSVAFDEDF; encoded by the coding sequence ATGGCCCTTACCGAACAATCCTTCGAAGAGTTCGACGAAACTCCGACCGCTGAACCTTCAGCGCATCGGGGCAACATCTTGGATCCCGGCTTTGATCTGACCTTGCGACCCATGCGTTACCCCGCATTTTACGAGATGTACCGCGACGCTATTAAAAACACCTGGACCGTTGAAGAAATTGATTTCTCTGATGACATCCCGGACCTGGACCACAAATTAGACCCAGCGGAGAAACACTTAGTTTCTCGTTTGGTGGCTTTCTTCGCCACCGGCGATTCCATTGTTTCGAACAACTTGGTGTTGAATCTTTACAAACACATCAACGCTCCTGAAGCACGCATGTATTTATCGCGACAGTTGTATGAAGAAGCACTACACGTGCAGTTCTACCTCACCTTGTTAGACAACTACATACCTGACCATGCAGAACGCGAAGAAGCTTTCGCCGCTATTGAAACCATTCCTTCCATCGCTCGAAAGGGCGAGTTTTGTTTCAAATGGATTGGGGCCATTAACGAACTCGGCGAACTCCACACCGAAGAGGACCGTAAAAAGTTCCTACTTAACTTGATCTGCTTTGCCGCTTGCATTGAAGGCTTGTTCTTTTTTGCTGCTTTCGCTTACGTCTACTTTCTACGGTCCAAAGGTTTGCTCAATGGCTTAGCGGCCGGCACCAACTGGGTGTTTCGCGACGAAAGTTGCCACATGAACTTTGCTTTCGCTGTGGTAGAAACCGTACGAGCCGAACAGCCAGAACTTTTTGACGACGACCTTGCAGAACGCATTGTTGAAATGATGGAAGAAGCAGTGGAGATTGAATACGAATTCGCCGAAGACCTCCTGGGTCAAGGCATCTCTGGTCTTTCCACCACCGATACCCGTGAGTATCTACAATTCGTGGCCGACCAACGGTTGATGCAACTCGGTATGCCCAAACGGTACGGGTCAAAAAACCCCTTCGGGTTTATGGAACTCCAAGATGTGCAAGAGCTCACTAACTTCTTTGAGCGCACTGTTTCGGCTTACCAAACTGGGGTCGAAGGCAGCGTGGCCTTTGACGAAGACTTCTAG
- the meaB gene encoding methylmalonyl Co-A mutase-associated GTPase MeaB, with amino-acid sequence MTLPVERLLAGVLAGDRAMVGQAITLVESTQASDQKVAQELLAELLPHAGQAHRVGITGVPGVGKSTFIEALGTQLTSQGHRVAVLAVDPTSTVTGGSILGDKTRMQKLANDPAAFVRPSPSAGTLGGVTRRTRETMVVLEAAGYDVVLVETVGVGQSETVVAAMVDIFVVLMLSGAGDELQGIKKGVLELADLIAVNKADGDHLPEARTAVRDYTAALRLTQPLNPCWRPQVSMVSSLTGDGIEELWASVLDHREALEAAGQWEEKRRSQRLAWMWAMVEDRLLAALRSDPTVLEVLKDIETQVQEGTMHPSAAAEALDQAFGQG; translated from the coding sequence ATGACCTTGCCCGTCGAACGCTTGTTAGCTGGGGTACTGGCCGGTGACCGAGCGATGGTTGGTCAAGCCATCACCTTGGTCGAATCAACCCAAGCCAGCGACCAAAAAGTCGCCCAAGAGCTTCTCGCCGAATTGTTGCCTCACGCTGGTCAAGCCCATCGAGTCGGGATAACCGGTGTTCCTGGAGTGGGGAAATCAACTTTTATAGAAGCCTTAGGAACTCAACTCACCAGCCAAGGCCATCGGGTAGCTGTGCTGGCCGTTGACCCCACCTCCACGGTGACCGGGGGTTCCATATTGGGTGACAAAACTCGCATGCAGAAACTGGCCAACGATCCGGCTGCTTTTGTGCGACCTTCACCGAGCGCCGGCACCTTAGGCGGGGTCACGCGACGTACCCGAGAAACCATGGTGGTGCTCGAAGCGGCAGGCTACGACGTGGTGCTGGTCGAAACGGTGGGGGTAGGACAGTCAGAAACCGTGGTAGCCGCCATGGTAGATATTTTTGTGGTTTTGATGCTTTCGGGCGCCGGTGACGAACTACAAGGAATCAAAAAAGGGGTGCTGGAACTTGCTGACCTTATTGCCGTCAACAAAGCCGACGGGGACCACTTGCCTGAAGCCCGTACCGCCGTTCGTGACTACACCGCGGCCTTGCGTCTCACCCAACCGTTGAACCCTTGTTGGCGTCCGCAAGTGTCTATGGTGAGCAGCCTGACCGGTGACGGTATTGAAGAGCTATGGGCCAGTGTGCTGGATCACCGAGAAGCCTTAGAGGCCGCCGGCCAGTGGGAAGAAAAACGCCGAAGCCAACGTTTGGCTTGGATGTGGGCCATGGTCGAAGATCGACTGTTGGCCGCCTTGCGCAGTGACCCGACGGTGCTTGAGGTGCTTAAAGATATAGAAACCCAGGTACAAGAGGGCACCATGCACCCATCTGCGGCGGCCGAGGCTTTAGACCAAGCGTTTGGGCAAGGCTAG
- the scpA gene encoding methylmalonyl-CoA mutase yields MIPDFTTVDLGEAANEAPASSDTFLTPEQIPVAVQATADDLEGLDFLETQPGFAPYLRGPYPTMYVNQPWTVRQYAGFSTAQESNAFYRRNLAAGQRGLSVAFDLATHRGYDSDHPRVTGDVGMAGVAIDSIEDMRNLFAGIPLDQMSVSMTMNGAVLPIMALYIVAAEEQGVSPKDLKGTIQNDILKEFMVRNTYIYPPQPSMRIISDIFAWSSKEMPKFNPISISGYHIQEAGGTADLELAYTLADGVEYVRAGMAAGLDVDTFAPRLSFFWGIGMDFFMEVAKLRAGRLLWAKLMQQFNPQDPKSSSLRTHCQTSGWSLTAQDPFNNVARTCIEAMAATQGHTQSLHTNALDEALALPTDFSARIARNTQLFLQSESGTCRVVDPWGGSYHVERLTHDLAARAWQHLTEIEETGGMAAAIEAGIPKLRIEESAARTQARIDAGRQAVIGVNQYRRPVEDEIEVLRVDITQVRADQIAQLKRLRAQRDPQVWADSLAALTQSAESGQGNLLALAVDAARAQATVGEISDALEKVYGRHVAEVRTISGVFNAEVGDGEAITAVRTQIVDFENTQGRRPRILVTKMGQDGHDRGQKIIATAFADLGFDVDIGPLFSTPAEAARQAVENDVHVVGVSSLAAGHLTLVPELRQELDALGRGDIKLVVGGVIPTVDHQALLDAGAVAIFPPGTVIATAAAELLNKLV; encoded by the coding sequence ATGATTCCCGACTTCACCACTGTTGATCTCGGCGAAGCAGCCAACGAGGCTCCGGCCAGTTCAGATACTTTCTTAACCCCCGAACAAATCCCCGTGGCTGTTCAGGCCACCGCAGACGACCTTGAGGGGTTGGACTTTTTAGAAACCCAACCCGGGTTCGCCCCCTACCTACGGGGCCCGTACCCCACCATGTACGTCAACCAACCGTGGACGGTGCGCCAATACGCCGGGTTTTCTACCGCTCAAGAATCCAATGCTTTTTACCGCCGCAACTTGGCGGCCGGCCAACGTGGCCTTTCGGTAGCTTTCGACCTGGCCACCCACCGAGGCTACGACAGCGACCACCCCCGGGTCACTGGCGATGTAGGCATGGCCGGAGTCGCCATTGACTCCATCGAAGACATGCGTAACTTGTTTGCCGGCATTCCGTTGGATCAAATGAGCGTGTCTATGACCATGAACGGAGCGGTTTTACCCATAATGGCGCTCTACATCGTGGCCGCCGAAGAACAAGGCGTGTCGCCCAAAGACCTCAAAGGCACCATCCAAAATGACATCCTTAAAGAGTTCATGGTGCGCAACACCTACATTTACCCGCCCCAACCGTCCATGCGTATTATTTCAGATATTTTTGCTTGGTCGAGTAAAGAGATGCCGAAGTTCAACCCCATTTCAATTTCGGGCTACCATATTCAAGAAGCGGGAGGCACCGCCGACCTCGAACTGGCCTACACCTTGGCCGACGGAGTGGAATACGTGCGGGCCGGCATGGCTGCTGGCCTCGACGTAGATACTTTTGCTCCACGGTTGAGTTTCTTTTGGGGTATCGGCATGGACTTCTTTATGGAAGTAGCCAAGTTGCGGGCTGGCCGGCTTCTGTGGGCGAAACTCATGCAACAGTTCAACCCGCAAGACCCTAAATCGTCGTCGTTGCGTACCCACTGTCAAACCTCTGGTTGGAGCCTGACCGCCCAAGACCCTTTTAATAACGTGGCCCGCACCTGTATTGAGGCTATGGCAGCCACCCAAGGCCACACCCAGTCACTACACACCAATGCGCTCGATGAAGCGCTGGCTTTGCCCACCGATTTTTCGGCCCGCATAGCTCGTAATACGCAACTCTTTTTGCAAAGCGAAAGCGGCACTTGTCGAGTGGTAGACCCTTGGGGAGGCAGCTATCACGTAGAACGCTTAACCCATGATCTCGCCGCCCGCGCTTGGCAGCACCTCACCGAAATAGAAGAAACGGGAGGCATGGCGGCAGCCATCGAAGCCGGTATCCCCAAACTCCGCATAGAAGAATCCGCCGCCCGTACCCAAGCACGCATAGACGCCGGACGCCAAGCGGTGATCGGCGTAAACCAGTATCGGCGACCCGTTGAAGACGAAATAGAGGTACTTCGGGTAGACATCACCCAAGTGCGTGCCGACCAAATAGCGCAACTAAAACGTTTACGCGCTCAACGAGACCCTCAGGTTTGGGCGGATTCTTTGGCTGCTTTAACGCAAAGCGCCGAGAGCGGCCAAGGCAACTTGCTGGCTTTGGCCGTTGATGCAGCTCGTGCACAGGCTACGGTCGGCGAGATCAGCGACGCTTTAGAAAAGGTCTATGGGCGTCATGTAGCGGAGGTGCGTACCATTTCTGGAGTATTTAACGCCGAGGTAGGTGATGGAGAAGCCATAACCGCCGTGCGAACGCAGATCGTGGACTTTGAAAACACTCAAGGGCGCCGCCCCCGCATTTTGGTAACCAAAATGGGGCAAGACGGGCACGACCGGGGCCAAAAAATAATCGCTACGGCCTTCGCCGACTTAGGCTTTGACGTAGATATCGGCCCGCTGTTTTCGACCCCGGCCGAAGCAGCTCGCCAAGCGGTCGAAAATGATGTGCACGTGGTGGGGGTGAGTTCGCTGGCTGCCGGTCACCTCACCTTGGTGCCCGAGTTGCGTCAAGAACTCGACGCCCTGGGCCGTGGAGACATCAAATTAGTGGTTGGTGGGGTTATCCCTACCGTCGACCATCAAGCATTGCTGGATGCCGGAGCGGTAGCAATCTTTCCACCAGGCACGGTCATTGCTACGGCCGCCGCTGAGTTGCTAAACAAACTGGTATGA